A region from the Bactrocera dorsalis isolate Fly_Bdor chromosome 1, ASM2337382v1, whole genome shotgun sequence genome encodes:
- the LOC105223379 gene encoding lipase 3 isoform X2 has protein sequence MISEPRNIALHNYPLEEHTVQTSDGYLLSTYRIPALTAKRNGVVLLQHGFTLSSDVWLLRGPKEDLPYLLADAGYDVWLGNHRGNEYGLKHSNLDPIANRKHFWNFTWHEMGYYDLPNIIDYILEETGEKSLHYVGYSQGGLVALVLLMTRPEYAEKFKSLQFTAPTVYMRNLNVPVPASWIGKLRNYLSHFLDWWGYGETLQFARWNLHKRMCKAMCADGAWLRPFFKKIFSMIGGPVAANEDYEHILTEICGSVPVGASSKQLLHYMQLYATGGFTQFDYGSADRNLRQYGQVLAPSYNVSSIKNCISIYYSETDKMCGPEDVRQLGRDLQCAELHRLPYAAWNHGDFVWSRHARHALHEPIIAKIDAWRDGMEIRFAH, from the exons ATGATTTCGGAG CCCCGCAATATAGCGCTGCACAACTATCCGTTGGAAGAACATACAGTGCAAACCAGCGATGGCTACCTTCTCAGTACTTACCGCATACCAGCACTAACCGCCAAAAGGAACGGAGTCGTACTACTACAGCACGGTTTCACACTCTCTTCCGACGTTTGGCTGCTGCGTGGTCCTAAAGAAGATCTGCCCTACTTACTTGCCGACGCTGGCTACGACGTCTGGCTGGGCAATCACCGCGGCAATGAATATGGACTCAAACATAGTAACTTAGATCCAATAGCGAAtagaaaacacttttggaaTTTCACCTGGCACGAAATGGGCTACTATGATCTGCCAAATATAATCGATTATATACTTGAGGAAACCGGTGAAAAGTCCTTGCATTATGTGGGTTATTCACAGGGTGGCTTGGTAGCGTTGGTGCTGCTGATGACACGACCCGAATATGCCGAAAAATTTAAGTCATTGCAATTCACTGCGCCCACTGTATATATGCGGAATCTCAATGTTCCGGTGCCTGCTTCCTGGATCGGTAAGCTACGTAACTATTTATCACATTTCTTGGATTGGTGGGGCTATGGCGAAACCCTGCAATTTGCGCGTTGGAATTTGCATAAACGGATGTGTAAAGCGATGTGTGCCGATGGCGCCTGGCTTAGAccgttttttaagaaaatatttagtatGATCGGTGGACCGGTGGCTGCAAATGAGGATTATGAG CACATTTTAACGGAAATTTGTGGTAGTGTTCCGGTGGGCGCCTCAAGTAAGCAACTCCTTCATTATATGCAGCTATACGCCACTGGCGGTTTTACGCAATTCGACTATGGTAGTGCTGATCGTAATTTACGTCAATACGGTCAAGTGCTGGCGCCCAGCTATAATGTGAGCTCCATTAAAAATTGCATCTCGATATATTACAGTGAAACTGATAAAATGTGCGGGCCGGAAGATGTGCGTCAGCTCGGTAGAGATCTGCAATGTGCAGAGTTGCATCGTTTGCCTTATGCCGCATGGAATCATGGAGATTTCGTTTGGTCGCGCCATGCTCGGCATGCTCTACACGAACCTATCATAGCGAAAATTGACGCTTGGCGGGATGGCATGGAAATAAGATTTGCACACTAA
- the LOC105223379 gene encoding lipase 3 isoform X1, producing the protein MIIMCRDLFEMRLEKMFVLFIVVLSAFVTTIECNLTPRNIALHNYPLEEHTVQTSDGYLLSTYRIPALTAKRNGVVLLQHGFTLSSDVWLLRGPKEDLPYLLADAGYDVWLGNHRGNEYGLKHSNLDPIANRKHFWNFTWHEMGYYDLPNIIDYILEETGEKSLHYVGYSQGGLVALVLLMTRPEYAEKFKSLQFTAPTVYMRNLNVPVPASWIGKLRNYLSHFLDWWGYGETLQFARWNLHKRMCKAMCADGAWLRPFFKKIFSMIGGPVAANEDYEHILTEICGSVPVGASSKQLLHYMQLYATGGFTQFDYGSADRNLRQYGQVLAPSYNVSSIKNCISIYYSETDKMCGPEDVRQLGRDLQCAELHRLPYAAWNHGDFVWSRHARHALHEPIIAKIDAWRDGMEIRFAH; encoded by the exons ATGATCATCATGTGTCGAGACTTGTTTGAAATGCGCTTAGAgaaaatgtttgtgttatttattgttgtgcTAAGTGCGTTTGTGACAACAATTGAGTGTAATTTAACG CCCCGCAATATAGCGCTGCACAACTATCCGTTGGAAGAACATACAGTGCAAACCAGCGATGGCTACCTTCTCAGTACTTACCGCATACCAGCACTAACCGCCAAAAGGAACGGAGTCGTACTACTACAGCACGGTTTCACACTCTCTTCCGACGTTTGGCTGCTGCGTGGTCCTAAAGAAGATCTGCCCTACTTACTTGCCGACGCTGGCTACGACGTCTGGCTGGGCAATCACCGCGGCAATGAATATGGACTCAAACATAGTAACTTAGATCCAATAGCGAAtagaaaacacttttggaaTTTCACCTGGCACGAAATGGGCTACTATGATCTGCCAAATATAATCGATTATATACTTGAGGAAACCGGTGAAAAGTCCTTGCATTATGTGGGTTATTCACAGGGTGGCTTGGTAGCGTTGGTGCTGCTGATGACACGACCCGAATATGCCGAAAAATTTAAGTCATTGCAATTCACTGCGCCCACTGTATATATGCGGAATCTCAATGTTCCGGTGCCTGCTTCCTGGATCGGTAAGCTACGTAACTATTTATCACATTTCTTGGATTGGTGGGGCTATGGCGAAACCCTGCAATTTGCGCGTTGGAATTTGCATAAACGGATGTGTAAAGCGATGTGTGCCGATGGCGCCTGGCTTAGAccgttttttaagaaaatatttagtatGATCGGTGGACCGGTGGCTGCAAATGAGGATTATGAG CACATTTTAACGGAAATTTGTGGTAGTGTTCCGGTGGGCGCCTCAAGTAAGCAACTCCTTCATTATATGCAGCTATACGCCACTGGCGGTTTTACGCAATTCGACTATGGTAGTGCTGATCGTAATTTACGTCAATACGGTCAAGTGCTGGCGCCCAGCTATAATGTGAGCTCCATTAAAAATTGCATCTCGATATATTACAGTGAAACTGATAAAATGTGCGGGCCGGAAGATGTGCGTCAGCTCGGTAGAGATCTGCAATGTGCAGAGTTGCATCGTTTGCCTTATGCCGCATGGAATCATGGAGATTTCGTTTGGTCGCGCCATGCTCGGCATGCTCTACACGAACCTATCATAGCGAAAATTGACGCTTGGCGGGATGGCATGGAAATAAGATTTGCACACTAA